The genomic window GCGATCATGATCTATTCGATGATCAAGCACCGGAAGAGCGTCGGCCACCAGCCGGTGCGCTTCTCCGGGCCGAACGGCGCGGTGCAGTGGATCTGGGCGCTGATCCCGTTCGCCATCCTGCTGTTCATCGACTTCGTGCTGATGGGCATCCCCGCCTACCACGCGGTGATCGACATGGAGGACACGAAGACCAAGGCGGACATGGTGCTGAAGGTCACCGGCATGCAGTGGAAGTGGCAGTACGAGTATCCCGAGTCGGGCATCAAGTTCGTCAGCACGATGTCGACGCCGCGCGAGCAGGTCGCCAACCGCGAGGCGAAGGGCGAACACTACCTGCTCGAGACTGACCACGAGGTGGTGCTGCCGGTCGGCAAGAAGGTGCGCGTGCTGCTCACCGCCACCGACGTCATCCACACCTGGTGGGTGCCGCAGTTCGGCGTCAAGCGCGACGCGGTGCCCGGCTTCCTGCGCGAGACCTGGGTCAGGATCGACGAACCCGGCGTCTATCGCGGCCAGTGCGCCGAGCTGTGCGGCAAGGACCACGGCTTCATGCCGGTGGTCGTGCGCGCGGTACCGGAACCGGAATACGCCGCCTGGGTCGAGAAGAAGCAGGCGGAGCTGGCGGCGGCGAGCGCCGGCGCCGAGCGCAGCTGGAGCAAGGACGAGCTGTTCGCGCGCGGCAAGGCGGTCTATGAAGCGCAGTGCGCGGCCTGCCACCAGGCGGACGGCAAGGGGCTGCCACCGGCCTTCCCGGCGATCGCCGGCAGCCGCATCGTCGGCGGCCCGCTGCTCGCCGCGGACGGCAAGCTGGTCAGGGACAGCCACCTCGACCGCGTGCTCAACGGCAAGGAGGGCACGGCGATGCAGGCGTTCAGGAACACGCTGTCCGACGTCGACATCGCCGCCGTCGTCACCTACGAGCGCAACGCGTTCGGCAACGACAAGGGCGACCTGATCCAGCCCGCCCAGATCAAGCTCTTGCGAGAGGAGGCCCGCTCATGAGCCACGCCACGACCGCCCCCCACGCCGACACGCACGCGGCGCACCATCCGAGCGGCCTGCTGCGCTGGCTGACGACGACCAACCACAAGGACATCGGCACGCTGTACCTGCTCTTCTCGCTGCTGATGTTCTTCGTCGGCGGCGCGATGATCCTCGCCGTGCGCGTCGAGCTGTTCCAGCCCGGGCTGCAGCTGATGCAGCCGGAGTTCTTCAACCAGCTGATCGGCGTGCATGCGCTGGTGATGATCTTCGCCGCACTGATGCCGGCGGCGACCGGCTTCGCCAACTGGCAGATTCCGCTGATGATCGGCGCCCCGGACATGGCGCTGCCGCGCATCAACAACCTCGGCTTCTGGCTGCTGCCGCCGGCGGCGATGCTGCTGACGCTGCCCTTCGTGCTGGCCATCTTCGGCATCGGCGACGGCGCGGTGGCCACCGGCTGGACGCTCTATGCGCCGCTGTCGGTGCAGGGCGGCCTCGGCGTCGACTTCGCCATCCTCGCACTGCACATCCTCGGCATCAGCTCGATCCTCGGCTCGATCAACGTCATCGTCACCATCTTCAACCTGCGCGCGCCGGGGATGACGATGCTGAAGCTGCCGATCTTCTGCTGGGGCTGGCTGATCACCGCCTTCCTGCTGATCGCGACCATTCCGGTGTTGGCCGGCGCGATCACGATGCTGCTCACCGACCGCCACTTCGGTACGCACTTCTTCAACGCCGCCGGCGGCGGCGACCCGATCCTGTTCCAGCACCTGTTCTGGTTCTTCGGCCACCCCGAGGTGTACATCCTGCTGCTGCCGCTGTGGGGGCTGATGCCGCACGTGCTGGCGACCTTCAGCCGCAAGCCGATCTACGGCTACAAGGCGCAGGTCTATGCCTTCGTCGCCATCGGCGTGCTGTCGGTGATCGTCTGGGCGCACCACTTCTTCACCGCCGGCATGCCGGTGCCGGCGCTGCTCTACTTCATGTACAGCACGATGGCGATCTCGCTGCCGCTCGCGGTGCTTTTCTTCTGCTGGATCGCGACGATGTGGAAGGGGGCGATGAGCTTCGAGACACCGATGCTGTTCGCGCAGGGCTTCATCGTGCTGTTCGGCATCGCCGGCCTGACCGGGCTGGTGCTCGCCGACGTCGCGGCGGACGCGCAGTACCACCACAGCTACTTCGTCGTCGCCCACTTCCACTACGCGCTGTTCGCCGGCGGCATCATGGGCGTGATGACCGGCGTCTACTACTGGCTGCCGAAGTGGACCGGGAACATGATCGACGAGCGGCTGGGCAGGCTGCACTTCTGGCTGACGATCATCTCGTTCAACCTGACCTTCCTGCCGCAGTTCTTCCTCGGGCTGGCCGGCATGCCGCGGCGCATCCCCGACTACGCGCTGCAGTTCACCGAGTTCAACGCGATCTCGACCGTCGGCGCGCTGATCCTCGGCGTCTCGCAGCTGCTCTTCGCATACAACATCTGGAAATGCATCCGCGGCGGCGAACCGGCGGCCGGCCGCGCCTGGGAGGGCGCCGAGGGGCTGGAGTGGGAACTCCCGTCGCCGCCGCCGCACCACAGCTGGGAGACGCCCCCGGCGATCAAGTGAGGAGACGGGGATGAACCCTTCCTGGACCGACAGCGAACTCGCCCGCCGCCGCGCCGCCAGCCGGCGGCTGGCCTGGGCGATCGGCGCCGTCGCGCTGTGCCTCTACGGCGCGGCCTTCTGGTTCCGCTAGGCGGCGATCATGACGACGCCGAACGTCGCGCACGGAAAGCTGGTCGGCAAGCTGCTCGCCGGCGTCGTCGCCGCGTTCGCCTTCGGCTTCGCGCTGGTGCCGCTGTACGACGTGCTGTGCGCGGCCACCGGCTTCAACGGCAAGACCGCCGGCGGCCCCGGCGACAAGGGACTCGGCGGCTTCTCGCTCGGCGGCATCAAGGGTGGCGCGACGGCCGGCGACCCGCCGTCGCGCATCGACCGCAGCCGCACCGTCACCGTCGAGTTCACCGGCACGGTGATGCCCGGCCTGCCGTGGGACATGCGGCCGCTGACCTTCAGCCTGGAGCTGCATCCGGGCGAGATGCAGATGGTCAAGTACCTGGTGCGCAACACCTCGGACAAGCCGATCACCGGCCAGGCGGTGCCGAGCGTGACGCCGGGGCAGGCGGCGCAGCACTTCGACAAGATCGAGTGCTTCTGCTTCGCGCAGCAGACGCTGGCGCCGGGCGAATCGCGCGAGATGCCGCTCACTTTCATCGTCAAGCCGGAGATCGACCCGGACATCCGGCACGTAACCCTTTCCTACGCGTTCTTCACCGCCGTCCAGGACCGGACGGCGCTCAACAGCAGGGAGTGAACATGTCGCAGACCCCCACCGCCGCCCGTGCCGCGCATTACTACGTGCCGCAGCCCTCGCTCTATCCGTTCATCCTCTCCGGCGGGCTGTTCCTGCTCGCCTTCGGCTTCATCCTGCAGATGAACAAGTTCGTTCCCGGGCCGTGGCTGATGCTGGCCGG from Azospira restricta includes these protein-coding regions:
- the coxB gene encoding cytochrome c oxidase subunit II → MKTTPRFARPRPALAAALGALPGLLASGGAQADYTWNFPPPVTPIARDTLKIHNEFMLIIGALFVVVFAIMIYSMIKHRKSVGHQPVRFSGPNGAVQWIWALIPFAILLFIDFVLMGIPAYHAVIDMEDTKTKADMVLKVTGMQWKWQYEYPESGIKFVSTMSTPREQVANREAKGEHYLLETDHEVVLPVGKKVRVLLTATDVIHTWWVPQFGVKRDAVPGFLRETWVRIDEPGVYRGQCAELCGKDHGFMPVVVRAVPEPEYAAWVEKKQAELAAASAGAERSWSKDELFARGKAVYEAQCAACHQADGKGLPPAFPAIAGSRIVGGPLLAADGKLVRDSHLDRVLNGKEGTAMQAFRNTLSDVDIAAVVTYERNAFGNDKGDLIQPAQIKLLREEARS
- the ctaD gene encoding cytochrome c oxidase subunit I, which codes for MSHATTAPHADTHAAHHPSGLLRWLTTTNHKDIGTLYLLFSLLMFFVGGAMILAVRVELFQPGLQLMQPEFFNQLIGVHALVMIFAALMPAATGFANWQIPLMIGAPDMALPRINNLGFWLLPPAAMLLTLPFVLAIFGIGDGAVATGWTLYAPLSVQGGLGVDFAILALHILGISSILGSINVIVTIFNLRAPGMTMLKLPIFCWGWLITAFLLIATIPVLAGAITMLLTDRHFGTHFFNAAGGGDPILFQHLFWFFGHPEVYILLLPLWGLMPHVLATFSRKPIYGYKAQVYAFVAIGVLSVIVWAHHFFTAGMPVPALLYFMYSTMAISLPLAVLFFCWIATMWKGAMSFETPMLFAQGFIVLFGIAGLTGLVLADVAADAQYHHSYFVVAHFHYALFAGGIMGVMTGVYYWLPKWTGNMIDERLGRLHFWLTIISFNLTFLPQFFLGLAGMPRRIPDYALQFTEFNAISTVGALILGVSQLLFAYNIWKCIRGGEPAAGRAWEGAEGLEWELPSPPPHHSWETPPAIK
- a CDS encoding cytochrome c oxidase assembly protein; this encodes MTTPNVAHGKLVGKLLAGVVAAFAFGFALVPLYDVLCAATGFNGKTAGGPGDKGLGGFSLGGIKGGATAGDPPSRIDRSRTVTVEFTGTVMPGLPWDMRPLTFSLELHPGEMQMVKYLVRNTSDKPITGQAVPSVTPGQAAQHFDKIECFCFAQQTLAPGESREMPLTFIVKPEIDPDIRHVTLSYAFFTAVQDRTALNSRE